GCATCCCCGATCCATTAGCTACGCCCTCTGATTCAGCCTGCATCGATACTCTAGATCAACCTGTACAATAGGGACTTGTGCGATTGGTATAGAGTACATGGCAAGCCCTGGATCTTCTCCCTTTTCCCCTGAAGAAATTGCTGCTGAAGGGCTAAAGCCCGAAGAATACGACGATATCGTTCAACGATTGGGTCGCCATCCCAATCGAGCCGAGCTGGGCATGTTTGGCGTCATGTGGTCCGAGCATTGCTGCTACAAGAATTCCCGGCCTTTACTCTCGCAATTTCCCACGGAAGGCAAGCATGTATTAGTCGGTCCTGGAGAGAATGCTGGAGTTGTCGATTTAGGCAATGGCCTCCAGCTCGCCTTCAAAGTTGAGTCCCATAACCATCCTTCTGCCGTTGAACCGTTTCAGGGTGCGGCAACGGGAGTCGGCGGCATCTTACGAGATATTTTCACCATGGGCGCCCGCCCTATTGCCGTCCTCAATTCCCTGCGATTTGGTGATCTAGACGATGCTCGCACCCGCCGTTTATTTAGTGGGGTGGTGGCCGGAATTGCCCACTATGGCAACTGTGTGGGCGTGCCGACCGTGGGTGGTGAAGTTTATTTTGATCCTGCCTACACGGGCAATCCCCTCGTCAACGCCATGGCTATGGGCCTGATGGAGACCGCTGAGATTGTCAAAGCTGGGGCATCAGGCGTGGGTAATCCGGTGCTTTATGTGGGATCTACCACCGGGCGAGACGGTATGGGAGGGGCGAGCTTTGCCAGTGCTGAACTGGATGCCACCTCTGAAGTAGAAGATCGACCCGCTGTTCAAGTCGGTGACCCATTTTTAGAAAAATCTTTAATTGAAGCCTGTCTAGAAGCCTTCCAAACCGGAGCGGTGGTTGCTGCTCAAGATATGGGGGCAGCTGGCCTGACCTGCTCCACTGCCGAAATGGCAGAGAAAGGCGGCGTGGGGATTGATCTGGATTTAGATCTAATTCCCAACCGAGAAACGGGGATGGTGCCCTACGAATATTTGCTCTCCGAATCCCAAGAGCGGATGTTGTTTGTGGCCGAAAAAGGTCGGGAACAGGAGCTGATTGATATCTTCCACCGTTGGGGTCTACAGGCCGTCGTTGCCGGTTCAGTCATTGCTGAACCCATTGTCAAGATTCGGTTCCAAGGAGAAGTAGCGGCAGAAATTCCCGCGACCGCCTTATCCGACAATACGCCAATCTATAAGCGTGAGGTGTTAGCTGAACCCCCTGAGTATGTCCAGAAAGCACGGGAGTGGAGTTGCGATCGCATCCCCCCTTGCACCGCTGAAGGCATCGAAATCCAAGGCCAGCAAAACTCTTGGTCAGATATCCTCCTCCAGCTTTTACAAGTCCCCACGATTGCCAGCAAACGCTGGGTGTATCGCCAGTACGATCACCAAGTCCAAAACAACACCGTCGTCTTGCCCGGTGATGCCGATGCCACCATCGTTCGCCTTCGTCCCGTCGCCCACCAAGAAACCCCTGACCCAGGCGTAGAGTCTAAAACCGCCGTCGCCGCCACCATCGACTGCAACGCTCGCTATGTCTATTTAGATCCCTATGAAGGGGCCAAGATGACTGTCGCCGAAGCCGCTCGCAACTTGAGTTGTGTGGGCGCTGAGCCGATTGCTGTGACCGATAACCTCAACTTTGGCAGCCCCGAAAAACCTATTGGCTATTGGCAGCTAGCAGAAGCCTGCCGAGGACTCTCAGAAGCCTGTCGCCATTTACAAACTCCTGTCACTGGCGGTAATGTTTCCCTCTACAACGAAACCTTTGATGCCGATGGTCAGCCCCAGCCCATCTATCCCACCCCTGTGATTGGCATGGTGGGATTAGTGCCCGATCTCACCAAGACCTGTGTCCAGGGCTGGCAAGCAGACGGCGATCTGATTTATCTACTCGGAATTCCCCTCGACGCCCAAAGTGACCTCGTTACCCTCGGAGCCACGGAATATTTAGCCAGCATTCATCATCAGGTAGCGGGTGAACCACCCCATGCCGATTTAAATCTAGAAGCCCAAGTCCAAGCTGCCTGCCGCCACGGTATTCAACAGGGCTGGCTCCACTCGGCCCATGACTGTGCAGAAGGGGGAATAGCCGTCGCCCTAGCCGAGTCCTGCATCAGTGGTCAACGAGGGGCTGACATTCAAGTTCCTACCGGTTCAAACCGTTGGGACCAGGTCTTATTTGGTGAAGGGGGGGCCAGGATTGTCGTTTCTGTCAGCGCAACTCATCAAGCAGCCTGGGAATCCTATTTACAAGAACATCTACCTCAATATTGGCAACAGATAGGAACCGTCACCACCCCCAATTCAGAGCTCACCCTCACAACAAATGTTCATCAAACCTTAATCAAGGTTAGGATTGAAGAGGCCACTCAACGATGGTCTCAAGCCATTGAGTCCAAGCTGGCGTAAATCCAGGCTGCTTGAGGCTGAATAAGGACAAATGTTTGTAATGTGTCAGTTTTTCTGGTTTATTCAGTTTACTTAACGACTTAAATATGTTTCCTGCTGCTTCTGCTCCATCGATTCCCACTGGCAACGATCCCGTTGATCCCCACCTTTCCACCGAATCGTGGTCCGAAGACAAACCAGAAGAAGCCTGTGGCGTGTTTGGCGTGTTTGCGCCCGGTTTAGAAGCCGCCAAGCTAGCTTACTTTGGTCTCTATGCCCTCCAACATCGAGGTCAAGAATCGGCAGGGATTACCACTTACACCCCAGAGGGGAAAACCCACACCTACAAAAACATGGGTTTGGTCTCTCAAGTCTTCTCAGAACCGATTTTGAATGACTTACCCGGCCATATTGCCGTTGGTCATACCCGCTACTCCACGACTGGTTCAAGCCGAGTCGCTAACGCTCAACCCGTCGTCGTTGAAACCCCTAAAGGCTCAATCGCCCTGGCCCATAACGGCAATTTAGTGAATACCGTCGAGTTTCGCAAAACGTTACTGGTCAAAAACTGTCCCCTGGAAACCACTACAGATTCTGAAGTGATTGCCTATGCCATTGGCGAAGCAGTCAAAGCGGGCAAGGACTGGTACTCCAGTGTGATTGAAGCTTGTCAGCAATGCGAAGGGGCCTTCAGTCTAGTGATTGGCACACCGACCGGCATCCTCGGCGTTCGCGACCCCCAGGGAATTCGCCCTTTGGTTCTCGGCACCATTGACACGGATAATCCCGATAAACCCCATTACGTCCTCGCCTCCGAAACCTGTGCCCTCGACATCATCGGGGCAACCCACGTTCGTGAAATCGAGCCAGGGGAAATTGTTCATATCACGGCTGACGGCATTACCTCCGATACCTGGGCTCCTAAGCCTGAGCGGAAATTGTGCATCTTTGAGATGATTTACTTTGCTCGCCCCGATAGCCATATGAAAGGCGAAAGTCTCTATAGCTACCGCTTGCGTCTGGGTCACCATCTCGGCAAGGAATCTCCCATCGATGCAGATATGGTGATTGCAGTCCCCGATTCTGGTGTGCCTGCCGCCATTGGCTATTCCCAAACCAGTGGCATTCCCTATGCCGAAGGCTTGATTAAAAATCGCTATGTGGGCCGAACCTTTATTCAACCCACCCAAGCCATGCGCGAAATCGGGATTCGCATGAAGCTCAATCCACTCCGGGATGTCTTGGAAGGAAAGCGGATTATCATTGTCGATGATTCGATTGTTCGAGGCACCACCAGCTACAAAATTGTCCGTGCCCTCCGAGAGGCAGGCGCCACAGAAGTCCATATGCGAGTTTCTTCACCACCTGTGACGCATCCCTGCTTTTATGGCATTGACACGGATGATCAAGATCAGCTGATCGCAGCCACCACCTCGACCTCAGATATTGCTCAAAAAATTGGGGTTGACTCCCTTCACTATCTCAGTTGGGAAGGCATGTTAGCGGCAACCGGACGTAACCCTGAAAATTACTGTTCAGCCTGCTTTACAGGAGATTATCCCATCTCCATTCCTGAACCCCTGAAACGTACAAAGCTAATGCTGGAAAAGGCCTGATTAAACTTCAGCAGGAAGAATAATCAATGGGATAATCTCCCTACGGTTTTTGCGATAAATATGGAAGTCACTATCCAGGGTAAAGATAGACCGATAAAGGTATAGTTTTGCCATTCTCACTAATTCTGCAAACGTTGCAATAACGTATTGCGATCATTGTTCACTGCAAAAGGAGCCAATTTTTAGAAAGCACAGCCTCACAGATCACTAATGGAACTGAAATGTGGCGCAACTGCTCTGCACATCAAAAATGATAAACATCACGGCGGTTAACGAGGGTAAATTAGTAAACATATACCAATAATGACCTGATTCAGTATTGTTGGTAGCAATTATAAAGCGGGAATGGGCTAACCCCATGCCAGACATTTTTACCCTTCAAAAGAACGTACTTAGCTAGAATTAGAAGACCAGGGTCCAGCCTCTAAAAATTTTGGGTTTGCAATTATTGTATTGTTAGCCATAACATCCAATTGGTCATTGGCCAAGCAAAGGAGTACATTGACAAGGGCGTAAGCACAGAATCGGGGATGTATGGCTCAAAGAAAAACGGGTCAAGGACAATAGATCCTGTACCCGAATCAAAAACTTGTCATGAGCCTAACATCGCAATTGCCAACCGTACTAGAGCATCACGAATTTCTAGAACAGGTCGAAGCACTCAAAGAATCACCCAGCCTGAGTCAGATGGTTTATATCGTTCTGCAAATGGGTTTGTATTTGGCTCGATGGCTTCTGGAGGATGAACTCTCACGGCGAGCAAAACAGTATTTGAATGGCCTAGGTGTAGCACCTGCGGAACCCGCTTGCACTCGAAGGGATGGGAATCTCGTCAGATGCAGACACTGGTGGGAAATATTTACTGAAAGCGACGGGTGGGTCGTTGTCCAAAAGGGTGTCCAGGTAGTCTATCAGCTCCTCTGGACCAATCCATTGGGATTACCTCTTACCAGCACAGCAGTAAAGAACTGGTGCGTCTAGGCTGCTTGTTAAGTCTATTTATGCCCTATGAACTGGCCAGTTGGATGCTGAGTCAGTGGAGTGGTTTATCCGTCAGTTCATCAAGCTTGTGGAATTGGGTGCAAGTCATGGGCAACAAAGCTTATCAGGAGCTAGAGGCTCAACTCAAAGCTCAAGCATCAGGTGAACAGGCTCCTAGTGAAGCGATTTCAGAGGTGTTGTCTGCTCTGCCTTTGGCCATTGCTGCTGACGGTGTGATGGTGCCCTTTCGCCCCACTCCGAAAACCCCAAGGGAAAATCCAGTGGCGAGAAGTTAAAGTCGCTATCTTAGCCCGCCTGGGAACACGGCTCACCCGAGCTAAAAGAGTGTCCCCAACTACTGCGTCGAAGACTGGTAGCAGTATTGGGCGATATCGACCAGTTCATCCCTTACTGCAACTCGAAGCCCGCAAACAAGACTTTGAATCGGCCCCAAGCGTCATCTGGTTGAGTGATGGGGGGCGAGGCTTCTGGCGAGTCTACCGCACCTTGTTCTCTCACTGTGCTGTGGCAGTTCTCGATTTTTTCATGCAGCAGGCCATCTTGCACGAGCAACAAAAGTGATGTTTGGGGATGTTCGCTCTGCTCAAGCCCAAGCCTGGTTTCGGCGCTGGCGACACCAATTGCGACATGGGCAACACCTATTAGTATTGCGGTCCTTGACGATGTTGATTCACTCACAATTGTTTACGGGCAAATCTTTTACGACGTTGCTCCAGGTACAGGCTTATTTCCAGCGCCATCTGCGACACATCCAATATCGCCACTTTGAACAACTACAGATACCGCTGGGGTCAGGAATGGTCGAAAGTGCTTGTAAGTGGCTGATTCAACAGCGCTTTAAGGGGGTTGGTATGCGCTGGAGTGAGGATGGTTTCAATCATCTACTCATGCTGCGGCTTGCCTGGGTCAATCAACGGTTTGACTCCCTATTCCCAGGGGTAACCATTCCGAAGTCTAAGGCATCCCCGATCCATTAGCTACGCCCCATTGACAAGACTATTAGCACAAAAACTACTAGACTTTGCTGAAGCAAGCGGCAAAGGGCATCTATGTGCTGTTAGAGCCTTCGTTATCTAGGCGAGCAGTCATGCCGATTAACTACCTATGATGGGAACGATAAAGAGAGGTTTGAGGAGTCGTGGACCCATATTACTGGGCGAGGGATGACCTACAAACAGTTGGCAGAGAAGGTTTATCAACGTATTTTCTGCGAAATCACGGCCCCTTGCATTAGAATTGAAGATTGTGTGTATATAGTTTGATGGCAATAAATGAATGTCTAGTGGGATACCTTCAGAACACATTAAAGCAATAGATACATTGATCAGAATTAGTGATGCTGATTTTGATCAATTATTGACAATATTTCAAGAAACAAATTTGGGAGTAGATCTTGAAGATTTCATTCAAAATGCGTCCTTAAATATAAATAATCTAGATATTAGTGAGTCAAGAACTGAAGAGATTATAAGCTTTCTATCCTCGTTATATATAGCCAGCGAAATCTATTCATTGCCTTTATCAGAAATAATTGAATCACTTCAAGAAAAAATTATTGAATCACAAGATTTCACCAACATTCCTTTAAGTGAGAAAGAAAATACAAAAAATAGAATTCAGCAACTTTTAACCCAATGTCCTTCTTTGCAAGTTGCATCAAAACGAAATAACCTTAAATATGAATATGAAAATATTTTTTCAAATTCAAGGGTTTTCACAGATATTAGACCTATTTTTTTCGAAAAAATATCAGAAGGAGTAATTTCAGAGGTTGTTGTAAATGTACTTAAAATAACGTATTTTAAAAACAGAAAACAAGAGGAAATTTATCTCAGTATTGACGAAAATGATATAGAGCAGTTGAGTGAGCAGCTAGAAAGAGCAAAACGCAAAATCAAGGCAATTAAAGATAGATAGCATAGATATTATGGCGCAAGCGAGTAATGCAACATATCCAGATCCTACAGGTGTAAAATGGGTGTTCGAAGGTAGAAATAGCACAGGAAAAAGACTCTTTGGTAATTCATTATCATTTAATGAAACTCTATCAAATAATCCGAAAAATAAAACACTACCAATTCTTGATGATAATTCTTTGCTTAAGGCTAAGAAGAAAATATTATTGTCCACTTCAAAAGTAATTAATGCTCTCAATAACCCTGAATGGGATTTCAGAACTATCCAAGGGCTGAGTAAAGAGCTGAATTTAGAAGCAAGCGAAGTTCAAAAAATTCTTGAAAATAATTTACATCTTGTAAGAGAGGCATTAGTTCCTGACAGCAAAGGTCGGATTTTATATACAGCAAGAAATAGGCCAAAAAAGCTCAAAGAATACTGTGCTTTTGCATGGGTTCTGATTACAAGAACCTTTAAATAGACGCTGCTTTAGAAACTAGCTTACTCATGAAGCAAGAAATAGGCGCTATAGAGATATTTGCATGGGGTTTCTTTGGTGGAGCTGCAAGTTATTTATTAGGATTTATAAAGCTAGATTCACAAACTTCATCTGGGATTAGTGAATGGATGTTTGATGCCCAAAGAAGAATAAGCGTAATTGTTGTAACTATTTTGATTGGAGTGATAGGCGGATTTCTAGATTTTGCTTATATGAGGGCCGGGCAAGAACTTAGCCCTCCGCTCGCAATATACTTTGGTTTCTCCGCTCCAGCAATAATTGGATCTATGTTTGACAAACTACTGCTTCACCACAGTGATTATGACAGGGTAGTTTGGGGATAGAGTCGGCTGAGTTTAGTTCGTGCATCATCCACTGTAAATAACCAATTAACCGTCGTTTTATCTCGGTTACGCCTTTGTTCCCATGCGGTGACCTCATGCCGGAGTTTTTCAATATCAGGAATTCGTCGATTTAAGCACTGCCTAGAAAGAGCCGAAAACTCAAACTCAACCATATTGAGCCAACTGCCATGTTTTGGAGTGTAGTGAAACTGGATGCGACTGAGAATCCTCAAGCTTCATCAGGTTTGAAGGTTTTGTAGAGTGCAGCGGGAGTATGGGTGTTGAGATTGTCTAAGACAACGTGCACTTGTTGAGCATCAGGAAACAGACCATCTACTAGATACTGCATGCACACCCCAAAGTCCTCACTTTTTCGATGCTCAGTCACCTTCAAATGTCGCCAACTTTTAAGCGGTTGAAAAAAGCCAAATATATTACAAGTGCCCTTGCGCTCATATTCATGGTCGTAGCGTTGGGGACGACCGGGCTTTGGTGGACGGGGCACCCGGGTTTCGCCAATCAGTTGGCAAGGCCGTTCATCAAAACAAACAACAGGCTCCTCAGGATGGTAGGGTTGGGCATACAAATCTAGAACGTTCTCCATCCGCCAAACAAAGTCTGCGCCTACAGTAGAAAAACACCACTGCTCTTTTAGCCACGGCTTAAGCTGTTTTTTCGAGCGTGCGTCGCACCGTTTCATCCGATAGGCTTTCGACGACGTTGAGTTCAACTAGCCGTTCTGCCAATAGCTGCATGGTCCACCGGCAACAACCGGTAGGTGGGTCGCTACAAGCTGTCGCAATGAGCAAGGCCTCTGCTTTGCTATCGAGCTTCTTTTGCCCCCCTGGCCTGGGACGCTCATTGAGGGCGAACTCCACACCACCTTCCACAAATTTCTGGCGAGTACGATGCACGGTAGAGATGCCTGCATTGAGCATTTGAGTAATGGTGTCGTCTTTGTGTCCCTTATCTGCCAACATCAAAATCTGGGCTCGTTTCATTTTTCGCGCTGACAAGGTTCCACGTCGGGTGAGTTGCATCAGCTCACTGCGTTCTTCAGGCGTTAGCGTCACAATATATTTATCAGGCATGATTGGTTGGCTAAAAACAGCTAGATTGTTTCTAGCTTACCTATCTAATTCAGTGTGGTCGAGCACTACCCTTTAAATCGGTATTTCGAGAACCAGGGGACAAGATAGATTAGCTAGACTAGTGTCTTGTATCCAATGTCTATTCCTCGCTTACACCCTCTCAGGTAGCTCTCTAATTCAGACTTTTTGAAAAAGGCACCCTTACGAATTCATGGAATTTTGCAGCTATACGAACAATATAGAGCAAGTTAAAGTCGCTTCAAATGCTGCAAAATTCCATGAATTGGCCTTGTATAGCAGTCGCCATATTGAGAAGGACTTAAACTAGAGAAGTTATGTATTCCTTCTCCTGTGTGATGCCCAAAATTTACAGTTACGATCTCCGTTGCAAAGTGATAGATGCGATTGAGCTAGATGGGATGCGCCCTTCAGAAGCGAGTGAGCTGTTCCATATCAGTCGTAACACGATTAACCAATGGCAACACCTCAAGGCGGAAACGGGTGATTTGCATCCCAAGCCAGTCCATCATCCTGGCCATAGTCATAAAATTACAGACTGGGATAAGTTTCGAGCGTTTGCCCACAAGCATCGGCATAAAACCCAAGCTCAGATGGCTCAACTATGGGATGGAGAGATTAGTGATCGAACCATCTCAAGAGCCCTCCAGAAAATCGGATTTACTCGAAAAAAAAACATATGGGTACCGAGAACGAGATGAGCATAAACGGGCAGAGTTCATCGAACGGGTAAGTACCGTGGACCCAGAGGATATCGTCTATGCGGATGAGTCGGGCATGGATCATCGAGACGAGTATGACTACGCTTATGGTCCCAAAGGTGAGCGGGTTTATGCTTTGAAGACTGGGCGTAGAAGTGGTCGAGTCAATATGATTGCAGCATTGAGGGCCAAGCAGTTGATGGCGCCGTTCACTATCGAAGGGGCTTGCAATCGGACCATATTTGAAATTTGGCTAGAGCGTTGCTTGATACCCGTTCTCAAACCTGGGCAGAAGTTGGTGATTGATAATGCCACATTTCACAAGGGAGGACGAATACAGGAATTAGTGGAAAAAGCAGGTTGTGAGGTTTGGTATTTACCCCCTTATTCCCCTGATTTGAATAAG
The genomic region above belongs to Acaryochloris sp. CCMEE 5410 and contains:
- the purL gene encoding phosphoribosylformylglycinamidine synthase subunit PurL: MASPGSSPFSPEEIAAEGLKPEEYDDIVQRLGRHPNRAELGMFGVMWSEHCCYKNSRPLLSQFPTEGKHVLVGPGENAGVVDLGNGLQLAFKVESHNHPSAVEPFQGAATGVGGILRDIFTMGARPIAVLNSLRFGDLDDARTRRLFSGVVAGIAHYGNCVGVPTVGGEVYFDPAYTGNPLVNAMAMGLMETAEIVKAGASGVGNPVLYVGSTTGRDGMGGASFASAELDATSEVEDRPAVQVGDPFLEKSLIEACLEAFQTGAVVAAQDMGAAGLTCSTAEMAEKGGVGIDLDLDLIPNRETGMVPYEYLLSESQERMLFVAEKGREQELIDIFHRWGLQAVVAGSVIAEPIVKIRFQGEVAAEIPATALSDNTPIYKREVLAEPPEYVQKAREWSCDRIPPCTAEGIEIQGQQNSWSDILLQLLQVPTIASKRWVYRQYDHQVQNNTVVLPGDADATIVRLRPVAHQETPDPGVESKTAVAATIDCNARYVYLDPYEGAKMTVAEAARNLSCVGAEPIAVTDNLNFGSPEKPIGYWQLAEACRGLSEACRHLQTPVTGGNVSLYNETFDADGQPQPIYPTPVIGMVGLVPDLTKTCVQGWQADGDLIYLLGIPLDAQSDLVTLGATEYLASIHHQVAGEPPHADLNLEAQVQAACRHGIQQGWLHSAHDCAEGGIAVALAESCISGQRGADIQVPTGSNRWDQVLFGEGGARIVVSVSATHQAAWESYLQEHLPQYWQQIGTVTTPNSELTLTTNVHQTLIKVRIEEATQRWSQAIESKLA
- the purF gene encoding amidophosphoribosyltransferase; translated protein: MFPAASAPSIPTGNDPVDPHLSTESWSEDKPEEACGVFGVFAPGLEAAKLAYFGLYALQHRGQESAGITTYTPEGKTHTYKNMGLVSQVFSEPILNDLPGHIAVGHTRYSTTGSSRVANAQPVVVETPKGSIALAHNGNLVNTVEFRKTLLVKNCPLETTTDSEVIAYAIGEAVKAGKDWYSSVIEACQQCEGAFSLVIGTPTGILGVRDPQGIRPLVLGTIDTDNPDKPHYVLASETCALDIIGATHVREIEPGEIVHITADGITSDTWAPKPERKLCIFEMIYFARPDSHMKGESLYSYRLRLGHHLGKESPIDADMVIAVPDSGVPAAIGYSQTSGIPYAEGLIKNRYVGRTFIQPTQAMREIGIRMKLNPLRDVLEGKRIIIVDDSIVRGTTSYKIVRALREAGATEVHMRVSSPPVTHPCFYGIDTDDQDQLIAATTSTSDIAQKIGVDSLHYLSWEGMLAATGRNPENYCSACFTGDYPISIPEPLKRTKLMLEKA
- a CDS encoding IS630 family transposase (programmed frameshift) produces the protein MPKIYSYDLRCKVIDAIELDGMRPSEASELFHISRNTINQWQHLKAETGDLHPKPVHHPGHSHKITDWDKFRAFAHKHRHKTQAQMAQLWDGEISDRTISRALQKIGFTRKKTYGYRERDEHKRAEFIERVSTVDPEDIVYADESGMDHRDEYDYAYGPKGERVYALKTGRRSGRVNMIAALRAKQLMAPFTIEGACNRTIFEIWLERCLIPVLKPGQKLVIDNATFHKGGRIQELVEKAGCEVWYLPPYSPDLNKIERSWSWIKSRIRHQLEHFGSLRETMEYVLHCAS